The genome window GCCATCCTCGACAGCCTTGGCTGGGTGTATTACCGCACCGGCAATCTGGACCAGGCCGAAACCTATCTGCGCCAGGCCCTGCAGAACTACCCCGACGCCGAGATTGCTGCCCATCTGGGCGAAGTGCTGTGGATACAGGGCAAGCAGGAAGAGGCCCGCGAGATCTGGGCCCAGTCCCTGCAGCGACAACCCGACAGTTCCATTTTGCGCAGCACCATGCAGCGCCTGACCGGCAGCGAGACCCCCTGACTTATGCGCCTGCGCACCCTGCTCATTTCCAGCGCCCTGATTCTGCTCGCCGGCTGCGCCGGCTTCACCAGCAAGGAGTCCGTGCAGGGCCAGGGCAGTCCTGCTGCCTGGGAGGCACACAAGCAGCAGATAGGCGGCATCGATGGCTGGCAGATCAGCGGCAAGATCGGCATTCGTGCGCCCAGCGATTCAGGCAGCGCCACATTATTCTGGCTGCAACGCCAGGATTACTTTGACATCCGCCTCGCCGGCCCGCTGGCAGTCGGCTCCGCACGCATCAGCGGGCGAACCAACGATGTGGTGCTGGATCTTTCCACCCAGGGCAGCTTCACCTCCAACTCGGCAGAAGACCTGCTGGAGAAAGGCCTCGGCTGGCGACTGCCGCTGACCCAGCTGTTCTGGTGGGTACGTGGCCTGCCGGCACCGGAAAGCCCGAGCCAGGTCAGTCTGGATAACGACAGTCAGCTCAACCGGCTGGAGCAGGACGGCTGGCAGATCCAGTACCTCAGCTACATCGAACAGGATGGCTACAGCCTGCCGGAACGAATCAAGCTGCAAGGCCAGGATCTGCAGGTCACCCTGGTGATCAAGGATTGGCAGCCCAGAAAACTCGGCCAGTAAGCCCGCGGAGCTGTCACTGCATGCCAGACCAAATCAACAGCCACGCAGACATGCCGGCTGCCGAGCTGATCCTGCCAGCCCCGGCCAAGCTCAACCTGATGCTGCATATCCTCGGCCGGCGTACCGATGGCTATCACGAGTTACAAACCCTCTTCCAGTTTGTCGAGTATGCCGATCAACTGGGCTTTGCCTTGCGCAATGACGGACAAATTCAACTGCATGGCGAACTCCACGGCGTTCCCCATGACAGCAATCTGATCGTGCGTGCAGCCCGCCAGTTGCAACGAGCGAGCAAATGCGCACTCGGCGCCGACATCTGGCTGGACAAGCAGTTGCCCATGGGTGGCGGGCTGGGTGGCGGCAGTTCGGACGCAGCCACGACCCTGCTTGGCCTGAACCATCTCTGGCAGCTGCACTGGAGCAACGACCGGCTGGCCCGGTTGGGTCTTGAGCTGGGTGCCGACGTCCCGGTTTTCATCCACGGCCATGCCGCGTTTGCCGAAGGTGTCGGCGAAAAGCTGCAGCCGGTAACGCTGCCCGAACCCTGGTTTCTGGTGTGCATTCCGGCAGTTCATGTAAGCACCGCAGAGGTATTCTCGGCGCCGGAGTTGACACGCAATACGCCGGCAATTAAAGTGGCCGCCGTTCTCGAGCAGGGCGGTCGAAATGACTGTCAGCCGGTAGTCGAAGCGCGTTACCCGGATGTACGTAACGCTCTGATCTTGCTGAATAAATTTGTGCCAGCAAAACTTACCGGAACGGGTGGTTGTGTGTTTGGGTTCTTCCCAAGCAAAGCCGAAGCTGATAAAGTCGCGGCCCAACTTCCAGCCACACTGCCAAGTTTTGTAGCCAGGGGCAGCAACGTTTCCATGTTGCACCGGTCACTACAGAGCTTGTCCTGAGAAGCGGATGCCTGGCATCCATACACGTTACAGGGGCGTCGCCAAGCGGTAAGGCACCAGGTTTTGATCCTGGCATGCGTTGGTTCGAATCCAGCCGCCCCTGCCATTTTCCCGAAGTTGTCGAAGCTTGCTTCCGACAACTGACTGATACACCAGCTCAACCACAAGCCGGCAGGTACTGCACGTGTCCAAGATGATGGTCTTCACGGGGAACGCCAACCCCGATCTGGCTCGACGTGTAGTACGTCAGTTGCATATTCCTCTGGGTGAAGCCGCGGTTGGCAAGTTCTCCGACGGCGAAATCAGCATTGAAATCAACGAGAACGTCCGTGGCAAGGACGTGTTCCTGATCCAGCCGACCTGCGCTCCGACCAACGACAACCTGATGGAACTGGTGGTGATGGCCGACGCCTTCCGCCGTTCCTCGGCTACGCGCATCACTGCCGTTATCCCCTACTTCGGCTATGCCCGCCAGGACCGTCGCCCGCGTTCGGCCCGTGTAGCGATCAGCGCCAAAGTGGTCGCCGACATGCTCACCGTGGTCGGCATTGACCGCGTACTGACTGTCGACCTGCATGCTGACCAGATCCAGGGCTTCTTTGACATTCCGGTGGACAACATTTACGGCTCGCCGGTCCTGATCGATGACATCATCGAGCAACGCTTCGATAACCTGATGATTGTTTCCCCGGATATCGGCGGCGTGGTGCGTGCCCGCGCCGTAGCCAAGACGCTGGGTGTAGATCTGGCAATTATCGACAAGCGTCGCCCGAAGGCCAATCAGTCCGAAGTGATGCACATCATCGGTGACGTCGACGGTCGTACCTGCATTCTGGTCGACGACATGGTCGATACCGCCGGCACGCTGTGCCATGCCGCCACCGCCCTGAAGGCCCACGGTGCCGCCAAGGTATTTGCCTACAGCACCCACGCCGTGCTGTCTGGCCGCGCCATTGAAAACCTCGAAAATTCCGCACTGGACGAACTGGTGGTGACCAACACCATTCCGCTGTCTGCTGCCGCACAGGCTTGCGCCCGTATCCGCCAACTGGATATCGGCCCGATTGTCGCTGAGGCGGTACGCCGCATCAGCAATGAAGAATCGATCAGCGCGATGTTCCGCTAAGCGCGGACCCGTCTGATCGACAAGTGCCCCGCCAAGCGGGGCTTTTTTACCTAACCGCCCGGATGCTGGTCGCAAGCATGAAGGGCGGTCAGGTTATTTGGAGAAGTAAAAATGACTGATTTTGCCCTGAATGCTGAAGTGCGTTCCGACCTGGGGAAAGGTGCGAGCCGCCGCCTGCGTCGTAACGCCAACCTGGTACCCGCCGTAATTTACGGTGGCAACAAAGAGCCGAAATCGATCAGCCTGCTGGCCAAAGATCTGGCCAAACTGCTGGAGACCGAAGCCGCGTTCAGCCACGTGCTGACCCTGAACCTTGCTGACGGCAAGGAAAGCGTCCTGATCAAGGCCCTGCAGCGCCACCCGGCCAAGGGTTTTGTACTGCACGCTGACTTCATCCGTGTCGTCGCCGGCCAGAAACTGACTGCACTGATTCCGCTGCACTTCCTCAACGAAGAAACTGCTGCCGGCGTCAAGCAGGAAGGCGGCATCGTGTCCCACACCATCTCCGAAGTCGAAGTGACCTGCCTGCCGAAGAACCTGCCCGAGTTCATCGCAGTGGATATGGCCAATGTGGCCCTTGGCCAGACCATTCACCTGTCTGACCTCAAGCTCCCGGCTGGTGTCGAGCTGGTAGCCCTGGCCCACGACAGTGACCTGCCCGTAGCCAACATTCACGCTCCGCGCGTGGTGCAGGATACTGAAGAGCCTGCTGCAGATGCAGGCGCCAGCGAAGGCGAAGCAGAAGCCGAGTAATCTGCTTACTGCCTGCCGTTAACGAAGGGGCTCCGTCGTGACTGCCGTGCAACTGATCGTTGGCCTGGGAAATCCGGGACCGGAATACGACCAGACGCGGCATAACGCCGGGGCCCTTTTCGTTGAGTGCCTGGCTGACCGGCACAACGTCAGTCTCAGCCCGGAGAAGAAATACTTCGGCCTGACGGGGAAATTCAGTCATCAGGGCCGCGACGTCCGCCTGCTGATTCCCACCACCTATATGAACCGCAGTGGTCAGGCGGTGGCTGCCCTGGCCAATTTCTTCCGTATTCCGCCCGAGGCCATACTGGTGGCCCACGACGAACTGGACATGCCCCCCGGCGTGGCCAAGCTCAAGCTCGGCGGCGGTCATGGCGGACACAACGGCTTGCGCGACATCGTTGCCCAGCTTGGCAACCAGAACGGCTTTTACCGCCTGCGGCTGGGCATCGGTCACCCGGGACACAGCAGCATGGTCTCCGGCTTCGTCCTTGGCCGCGCACCGCGCAGTGAACAGGAACTGCTCGATGCCAGCATCGACAACGCCTTGAGCGTACTGCCGGAAATGCTCGCAGGTGACTGGAGCAAAGCCATGCACAAACTCCACAGCCTGAAGGCTGCAACCTGATTTTTTAGCGCCGCTAGCGCGCGAGGAACACACCATGGGATTCAATTGCGGCATCGTCGGCCTGCCCAACGTCGGCAAGTCCACCCTGTTCAATGCCTTGACCAAATCCGGGATCGCCGCGGAGAACTTTCCGTTCTGCACCATCGAACCCAATACCGGCATCGTACCGATGCCCGATGCTCGCCTCGAAGCCCTGGCCGAGATCGTCAAGCCCGAACGCATCCTGCCGACCACCATGGAG of Pseudomonas pohangensis contains these proteins:
- the ispE gene encoding 4-(cytidine 5'-diphospho)-2-C-methyl-D-erythritol kinase, with product MPDQINSHADMPAAELILPAPAKLNLMLHILGRRTDGYHELQTLFQFVEYADQLGFALRNDGQIQLHGELHGVPHDSNLIVRAARQLQRASKCALGADIWLDKQLPMGGGLGGGSSDAATTLLGLNHLWQLHWSNDRLARLGLELGADVPVFIHGHAAFAEGVGEKLQPVTLPEPWFLVCIPAVHVSTAEVFSAPELTRNTPAIKVAAVLEQGGRNDCQPVVEARYPDVRNALILLNKFVPAKLTGTGGCVFGFFPSKAEADKVAAQLPATLPSFVARGSNVSMLHRSLQSLS
- a CDS encoding ribose-phosphate pyrophosphokinase, whose protein sequence is MSKMMVFTGNANPDLARRVVRQLHIPLGEAAVGKFSDGEISIEINENVRGKDVFLIQPTCAPTNDNLMELVVMADAFRRSSATRITAVIPYFGYARQDRRPRSARVAISAKVVADMLTVVGIDRVLTVDLHADQIQGFFDIPVDNIYGSPVLIDDIIEQRFDNLMIVSPDIGGVVRARAVAKTLGVDLAIIDKRRPKANQSEVMHIIGDVDGRTCILVDDMVDTAGTLCHAATALKAHGAAKVFAYSTHAVLSGRAIENLENSALDELVVTNTIPLSAAAQACARIRQLDIGPIVAEAVRRISNEESISAMFR
- the lolB gene encoding lipoprotein insertase outer membrane protein LolB → MRLRTLLISSALILLAGCAGFTSKESVQGQGSPAAWEAHKQQIGGIDGWQISGKIGIRAPSDSGSATLFWLQRQDYFDIRLAGPLAVGSARISGRTNDVVLDLSTQGSFTSNSAEDLLEKGLGWRLPLTQLFWWVRGLPAPESPSQVSLDNDSQLNRLEQDGWQIQYLSYIEQDGYSLPERIKLQGQDLQVTLVIKDWQPRKLGQ
- the pth gene encoding aminoacyl-tRNA hydrolase, which codes for MTAVQLIVGLGNPGPEYDQTRHNAGALFVECLADRHNVSLSPEKKYFGLTGKFSHQGRDVRLLIPTTYMNRSGQAVAALANFFRIPPEAILVAHDELDMPPGVAKLKLGGGHGGHNGLRDIVAQLGNQNGFYRLRLGIGHPGHSSMVSGFVLGRAPRSEQELLDASIDNALSVLPEMLAGDWSKAMHKLHSLKAAT
- a CDS encoding 50S ribosomal protein L25/general stress protein Ctc, with amino-acid sequence MTDFALNAEVRSDLGKGASRRLRRNANLVPAVIYGGNKEPKSISLLAKDLAKLLETEAAFSHVLTLNLADGKESVLIKALQRHPAKGFVLHADFIRVVAGQKLTALIPLHFLNEETAAGVKQEGGIVSHTISEVEVTCLPKNLPEFIAVDMANVALGQTIHLSDLKLPAGVELVALAHDSDLPVANIHAPRVVQDTEEPAADAGASEGEAEAE